A genomic region of Mycobacterium sp. Aquia_213 contains the following coding sequences:
- a CDS encoding flavin-containing monooxygenase, translating to MKYLLGRARAATRRRRSPRVAIIGAGFGGLGAAVALRRAGIDDLVILEAGDGVGGTWRRNTYPGAACDIQSHLYSFSFAPNKSWSRTYARQPEILAYLESVADDFDLRRHLRLETRVRSAAWNAATWSWECQLERDGATSTLTADVVVCAVGLFGSLKLPDIAGLSEFGGFVMHTAQWDHDLALTGKKVAVIGTGASGVQLVPELAKTAAQVTVFQRTPPWMVPKDDRSYSATELAQFRHNPLAVPRTRWQIWKFQHDNTATFADDPVVTARTQIATSFLERTVADAGLRRALTPDYPFRCKRVLLGDDYYRALQQDNVTLVTDPIDRITETSVVTSAGDVVDVDAVVLATGFETARYLSGIDVVGSGGQRLHQRWGEDPSAYLGVAVGGFPNFFMLYGPNTNQGGNSIVYILEAGARLVASGVSRLARRGGYLDVRPEAEKRYNDLLSADLERTIWTKCDSYFRSPSGRIVTQWPYTELEYARRTWRLRPEDWLHRTGVAPAGGRRLADTEIDYPADQFTGG from the coding sequence GTGAAGTACCTGCTCGGCCGGGCCCGGGCGGCGACCCGGCGTCGACGCTCGCCCAGGGTGGCGATCATCGGCGCGGGATTCGGCGGGCTGGGTGCGGCGGTGGCGCTGCGACGGGCCGGCATCGACGACCTGGTGATCCTGGAGGCCGGCGACGGCGTCGGCGGCACCTGGCGGCGCAATACCTATCCCGGCGCCGCGTGCGACATCCAAAGCCACCTGTACTCGTTCTCGTTCGCGCCCAACAAATCCTGGAGCCGAACCTATGCTCGGCAGCCCGAGATTCTCGCCTACCTGGAATCGGTGGCCGACGACTTCGACCTGCGCCGTCACCTGCGGCTGGAGACCAGAGTGCGCTCCGCCGCATGGAATGCGGCTACCTGGAGCTGGGAGTGCCAGCTGGAACGCGACGGCGCCACCAGCACGCTGACGGCCGACGTGGTGGTCTGCGCCGTCGGGCTGTTCGGTTCGTTGAAGCTTCCGGATATCGCCGGCCTGAGCGAATTCGGCGGCTTCGTCATGCACACCGCACAGTGGGATCACGACCTTGCGCTGACGGGCAAGAAGGTGGCGGTGATTGGCACCGGCGCCAGTGGAGTACAGCTTGTTCCCGAACTGGCGAAGACCGCCGCGCAGGTGACGGTTTTTCAGCGCACCCCGCCGTGGATGGTTCCCAAAGACGATCGCTCGTACAGCGCAACCGAATTGGCGCAATTCCGGCATAACCCGCTGGCGGTGCCCCGCACCCGCTGGCAGATCTGGAAATTCCAGCACGACAACACCGCGACCTTCGCCGACGACCCGGTCGTCACCGCGCGCACCCAGATCGCCACGTCGTTTTTGGAACGCACCGTGGCCGACGCGGGGCTGCGCCGCGCCCTGACGCCGGACTATCCGTTCCGCTGCAAGCGGGTGCTGCTCGGCGACGACTACTACCGGGCGTTGCAGCAAGACAACGTCACGCTGGTCACCGACCCCATCGACCGGATCACCGAGACGTCGGTCGTCACCTCCGCGGGCGACGTCGTCGACGTCGACGCGGTCGTGCTGGCCACCGGATTCGAGACGGCGCGCTACCTGTCGGGCATCGACGTGGTCGGAAGCGGCGGACAGCGCTTGCACCAGCGGTGGGGCGAGGATCCCAGCGCGTACCTGGGCGTGGCCGTCGGCGGATTCCCGAATTTCTTCATGCTGTACGGACCCAACACCAACCAGGGCGGCAACTCGATCGTCTACATCCTGGAGGCCGGCGCGCGACTGGTGGCCAGCGGGGTAAGCCGGCTGGCGCGCCGCGGCGGCTATCTCGATGTGCGTCCCGAGGCCGAAAAGCGGTACAACGACCTGCTTTCCGCCGACTTGGAGCGCACCATCTGGACCAAATGCGACAGCTACTTTCGGTCGCCAAGCGGCCGCATCGTCACCCAATGGCCCTACACCGAACTGGAGTACGCGCGCCGGACTTGGCGGCTGCGACCCGAAGACTGGCTGCACCGCACCGGGGTTGCTCCGGCCGGCGGGCGTCGGCTAGCCGATACCGAAATCGATTACCCCGCGGATCAATTCACCGGCGGCTAG
- a CDS encoding flavin-containing monooxygenase, translated as MTETVGYAFDVDALRRKYAEERARRLRPDGIDQYVEIAGDFARFAEDPWVDKEFVREPRTDEVDVAIVGAGFGGLLTGARLRELGVQSVRLIDRAADVGGTWYWNRYPGIACDVESYVYIPLLEELGYIPVEKYAKGAEIFAHCQRIAQQYDLYRDALLRTDVQEIRWDATQSRWVIRTNRGDEMRAKFVSMANGYQAKPKLPGIPGLGSFRGHTFHTSRWDYGYTGAKLENLTGQRVGIIGTGATAVQCVPHLGAAAGHLYVFQRTPSSVDVRANAATDPQWANTLQPGWQRERIQNFQILTAGGQAPEDLVADAWTSITRKLPVMRHDDASVDPEQRGRDIELADFAKMEEIRARVDGIVADRATAEALKPWYGYFCKRPCFHDDYLQTFNRDNVTLVDTHGRGVERITESGVVVGGAAYQLDCLIFATGFEVGTDYSRRTGFELIGRDGVSLTERWGDGVRTFQGLCANGFPNCFIESISQAGLTVNFPYLLDVQASHAAWIIAWALEHGATEVEASPAAEAAWVDTVVARSTATAERAKTCTPGYYNREGKADAKTRQGSFFFGTPTEYADILAAWRAQGDLAGLDIRGAGR; from the coding sequence TTGACCGAAACTGTCGGGTACGCGTTCGACGTCGATGCGCTGCGGCGCAAGTACGCCGAAGAGCGCGCGCGCCGATTGCGGCCCGACGGGATCGACCAGTACGTGGAGATCGCCGGTGACTTCGCCCGGTTCGCCGAAGATCCTTGGGTCGACAAGGAATTCGTCCGCGAGCCCCGTACCGACGAGGTCGACGTCGCGATCGTGGGCGCCGGCTTCGGCGGGTTACTGACGGGGGCGCGGCTGCGTGAGCTCGGCGTGCAAAGCGTGCGGTTGATCGACCGGGCCGCCGACGTCGGCGGCACCTGGTACTGGAATCGCTATCCGGGGATCGCCTGCGACGTCGAGTCCTACGTGTACATCCCGCTGCTGGAGGAACTCGGCTACATCCCGGTGGAAAAGTACGCCAAGGGCGCGGAGATCTTTGCGCACTGCCAGCGGATCGCGCAGCAATACGATCTGTATCGCGACGCGCTCCTGCGCACCGACGTGCAGGAGATCCGTTGGGATGCAACGCAATCGCGCTGGGTCATCCGCACCAACCGGGGCGACGAGATGCGAGCCAAGTTCGTGTCGATGGCAAACGGGTATCAAGCCAAACCCAAACTGCCCGGCATTCCCGGCCTCGGATCGTTTCGCGGCCACACCTTCCACACCAGCCGGTGGGATTACGGCTACACCGGCGCGAAGCTGGAGAACCTGACCGGCCAGCGCGTCGGGATCATCGGCACCGGCGCGACCGCGGTCCAGTGCGTGCCGCATCTGGGTGCCGCCGCAGGGCATCTTTATGTCTTCCAGCGCACGCCCTCCTCGGTCGACGTGCGCGCGAATGCGGCCACGGATCCGCAGTGGGCCAACACATTACAGCCGGGGTGGCAACGCGAGCGCATCCAGAACTTTCAGATCCTGACCGCCGGTGGACAAGCGCCCGAGGATCTCGTCGCCGACGCGTGGACGAGCATCACCCGCAAGCTCCCGGTGATGCGTCACGACGACGCGTCGGTGGACCCGGAGCAGCGCGGCCGCGACATCGAGCTCGCGGACTTCGCCAAGATGGAGGAGATCCGGGCCCGAGTCGACGGGATCGTGGCCGACCGGGCCACCGCCGAGGCGCTCAAACCCTGGTACGGCTACTTCTGCAAGCGCCCCTGTTTCCATGACGACTATCTGCAAACTTTCAACCGCGACAACGTGACACTGGTCGACACTCACGGTCGCGGCGTGGAGCGCATCACCGAGTCCGGCGTCGTCGTCGGCGGCGCGGCTTATCAACTCGACTGCCTGATCTTCGCAACGGGTTTCGAAGTCGGCACCGACTACAGCCGTCGCACCGGCTTCGAACTGATCGGCCGTGACGGCGTGAGCCTGACCGAACGCTGGGGTGATGGCGTGCGCACCTTTCAGGGCTTGTGCGCCAACGGTTTCCCGAACTGCTTCATCGAAAGTATCTCTCAGGCGGGGCTGACGGTGAACTTCCCGTACCTGCTGGACGTCCAAGCCAGCCACGCCGCCTGGATCATCGCGTGGGCCCTCGAACACGGCGCCACCGAGGTCGAGGCGTCGCCGGCTGCCGAAGCCGCCTGGGTCGACACGGTGGTCGCCCGCTCGACCGCGACCGCCGAGCGCGCCAAGACCTGCACGCCCGGTTACTACAACCGCGAGGGCAAGGCCGATGCCAAGACCCGCCAGGGCAGTTTCTTCTTCGGCACGCCAACCGAATACGCCGACATCTTGGCGGCCTGGCGAGCCCAGGGAGACTTGGCCGGCCTCGACATTCGCGGGGCGGGGCGGTGA
- a CDS encoding TetR/AcrR family transcriptional regulator, with amino-acid sequence MRAKTQLGRPVGASGEQTRRRIIVATMKCVAEAGYAKATIREIARTANMTSASLYNYFPNKSELIKATIAARTDTAMPRLRRAAQRPGNIVDRIEAVLDESGQLMREYPDLAAFEFAIRAETVAARRTARGRSRNPGFEAFREIIEGVVEDARQRGELGDHPDSRAVVAAIYGLVYGLTELAATLPPADYHAALSSAKVLVRGTLFEEHAETP; translated from the coding sequence ATGCGCGCGAAGACACAGCTGGGCCGCCCCGTCGGCGCCAGTGGTGAACAGACCCGTCGGCGCATCATCGTCGCGACCATGAAATGTGTGGCCGAGGCGGGCTACGCGAAGGCGACGATCCGTGAGATCGCCCGCACGGCGAACATGACCAGTGCCAGCCTGTACAACTACTTCCCGAACAAGTCCGAGCTGATCAAGGCGACCATCGCGGCCAGAACCGACACGGCGATGCCCCGGCTGCGCCGGGCCGCGCAACGCCCCGGCAATATCGTCGACCGAATTGAAGCCGTGCTCGACGAATCCGGCCAATTGATGCGTGAGTACCCGGACCTGGCCGCGTTCGAGTTCGCGATCCGGGCGGAAACCGTTGCCGCGCGGCGGACGGCGCGCGGGCGATCGAGAAATCCCGGGTTCGAGGCGTTCCGCGAGATTATCGAGGGCGTCGTCGAGGACGCCCGTCAGCGTGGCGAGCTGGGTGACCATCCGGATTCGCGGGCCGTCGTTGCGGCGATCTATGGGCTGGTCTACGGCCTGACGGAGTTGGCGGCCACGCTGCCGCCGGCGGACTACCACGCCGCACTGAGCTCGGCGAAGGTGCTGGTCAGAGGCACTTTGTTCGAGGAGCATGCGGAAACTCCTTGA
- a CDS encoding trimeric intracellular cation channel family protein: MNLALGEFSRAIDLAGVFVNAVLGGVVAREFRMDPVGFVALAILSGLGGGLIRDTLLQHGPPVALTDSLYVLVALAGAAIAFLIPLRARLWSLLYPVVDALALGTWAVAGAEKTLGAGLSWLPAILLGTISAVGGGALRDLAVNRTPAIFGGNTLYATPAVAASGTVVLLSRYGLAPLGELAGIAVGSGLCLLARWRGWRLGESLTADYYLTRRKRTWRIRIGTRARRRHDQ; this comes from the coding sequence GTGAACCTCGCGTTGGGGGAATTCTCGCGCGCAATCGACTTGGCCGGTGTGTTCGTCAATGCCGTGCTGGGCGGCGTCGTGGCCCGCGAATTCCGCATGGATCCAGTGGGATTCGTCGCGCTCGCGATCCTGTCGGGACTCGGCGGCGGCTTGATTCGCGACACGCTGTTGCAACACGGGCCGCCGGTGGCATTGACGGACTCGCTCTACGTCCTGGTCGCCCTGGCGGGCGCGGCGATCGCATTCTTGATACCGCTGCGCGCCCGGCTTTGGTCGCTGCTCTATCCGGTTGTCGACGCGCTGGCGCTGGGCACCTGGGCGGTGGCCGGCGCGGAGAAGACCTTGGGAGCCGGATTGTCTTGGCTCCCAGCGATTTTGCTCGGCACGATCAGCGCCGTCGGCGGCGGGGCGCTGCGTGACCTGGCGGTGAACCGCACTCCGGCGATCTTCGGCGGCAACACCCTTTACGCGACGCCCGCGGTGGCGGCCAGCGGCACCGTGGTGCTGCTCTCCCGTTACGGTCTTGCGCCGCTGGGCGAGTTGGCGGGAATTGCCGTCGGCTCGGGCCTGTGCCTGCTGGCCAGATGGCGCGGCTGGCGGCTCGGCGAGAGCTTGACCGCGGACTACTACCTGACTCGGCGCAAGCGGACGTGGCGCATCCGGATCGGCACGCGAGCACGCCGCCGCCACGACCAGTGA
- a CDS encoding TetR/AcrR family transcriptional regulator, which yields MTQLGRPVGADSEETRRRIITAAMRCVAEVGYSQASIREIARAADMTSGSLYHYFSNKSELLHATGEEIEEIVLPRLRAAAGRHEHVFDRLDAVLDESTRLVRDFPYLTGFLRALRAAGTAESPGSRALHDVVFEIVADAAQSGTLSGETNTRSTVEAICALTRGLSEQADSLAPQTYQAALGSAKSLIRGTLFTQRVAERP from the coding sequence GTGACTCAGCTCGGCCGCCCGGTGGGGGCGGACAGCGAGGAGACCCGCCGCCGGATCATCACCGCCGCAATGCGCTGCGTGGCCGAGGTCGGCTACTCGCAGGCGTCCATCCGTGAGATTGCCCGGGCCGCCGACATGACCAGCGGCAGCCTGTATCACTACTTTTCGAACAAGTCCGAACTGTTGCACGCGACCGGCGAGGAGATCGAGGAGATCGTGCTACCGCGGCTGCGTGCGGCCGCCGGGCGGCACGAGCACGTCTTCGATCGACTCGACGCGGTGCTCGACGAGTCGACTCGGCTGGTCCGCGACTTTCCGTACCTGACCGGTTTCCTGCGGGCGCTGCGCGCCGCCGGCACGGCGGAATCTCCCGGATCCAGGGCGTTGCACGACGTCGTCTTCGAGATCGTCGCCGACGCCGCGCAAAGCGGAACACTGTCCGGCGAGACCAACACCAGGTCGACGGTCGAGGCGATCTGCGCGCTGACCCGGGGACTGTCGGAGCAGGCGGACAGCCTGGCTCCGCAGACCTACCAAGCCGCGCTGGGTTCAGCCAAAAGCCTGATCCGGGGAACGCTGTTCACGCAGCGCGTCGCCGAGCGTCCATAG
- a CDS encoding YkgB family protein, which produces MTGSMISRTFTNATHSLSDSLILLGHLISRYGLVVVLAWIGFGKYVKMESRVLIEHNPLMSWVYDVFSVTTVARGLGTMEIVAALLIALRPVWPRVSAIGSALAVVLFLGTLSFLFTTPGVVSTHAAGLPVLSALPGQFLLKDLVLIGVALWTLGDALREQRSPDQAFG; this is translated from the coding sequence ATGACCGGCTCGATGATCAGTCGTACCTTTACCAACGCAACGCATTCCTTGTCGGATTCGCTGATCCTGCTGGGCCATCTGATCAGTCGTTATGGCCTGGTCGTCGTCCTGGCCTGGATCGGGTTCGGCAAGTACGTGAAGATGGAATCCCGCGTGCTGATCGAACACAACCCGCTGATGAGCTGGGTCTACGACGTCTTTAGCGTCACGACCGTCGCCCGCGGGCTGGGGACGATGGAAATCGTTGCCGCCCTTCTCATTGCGCTGCGCCCGGTATGGCCACGCGTGTCGGCGATCGGCAGCGCGTTGGCGGTGGTGCTGTTCCTGGGGACGCTGAGCTTTTTGTTCACCACTCCCGGCGTGGTCTCGACCCACGCCGCCGGATTGCCGGTGCTGTCGGCGTTGCCGGGCCAGTTCCTGCTCAAGGACCTGGTGCTGATCGGGGTGGCGCTATGGACGCTCGGCGACGCGCTGCGTGAACAGCGTTCCCCGGATCAGGCTTTTGGCTGA
- a CDS encoding SRPBCC family protein: protein MTVVIVDAGPQQVSRSVDVAAPAAELYEWAADPRRHSELDGSGTVQGNIKVPEALVVGSKFCTSMKMLGVPYRITSTVTELKPHELIEWRHPLGHRWRWKFESLSPTLTRVTETFDYRDAGALKKKLKYYERMGFAKGNASGIEATLTKLRDRYAG from the coding sequence ATGACCGTCGTCATCGTCGACGCGGGCCCCCAGCAGGTAAGCAGGTCGGTTGATGTGGCCGCGCCGGCCGCGGAACTTTACGAGTGGGCGGCCGATCCCCGGCGGCATTCCGAGCTGGACGGATCGGGCACCGTCCAGGGCAACATCAAAGTGCCGGAGGCCTTGGTCGTCGGGTCGAAGTTCTGCACGAGCATGAAGATGCTGGGCGTGCCGTACCGCATCACCAGCACCGTGACCGAGCTGAAGCCGCACGAATTGATCGAATGGCGCCATCCGCTGGGTCATCGCTGGCGCTGGAAATTCGAGTCGCTCTCACCGACCCTGACTCGGGTCACCGAGACGTTCGACTACCGCGACGCGGGTGCGTTGAAGAAGAAACTGAAGTACTACGAGCGGATGGGGTTCGCTAAGGGCAACGCGTCGGGTATCGAAGCGACGCTGACCAAGCTGCGCGATCGCTACGCCGGCTGA
- a CDS encoding LysR family transcriptional regulator yields the protein MDTHRLKYFLRIAEEGSISRAATVLGIAQPALSRQIRLLEEDLGITLFERTRRGVHLTEEGERLRSSTAAPLRQLELAVRYAGSPLARIERGLLFGMVPTAARVLAAPLLASLGAAFPNVHFHVAVAETDDLMQRMLKRAVDLAVINPVSDDRLFYRNLVVEDLVLVGGPASDLSPASPVRFTDLAALSLVMPSAQTGIRNTLENTALRMKVAITARFSTDSLEVCKQLVEAGLGYAVLPPAACGAEVEAGRLRSAPICEPEINHQLGVGTTAALELPREFATKIGIVLREEVARLTKSGLWPARFASSPVWDPNIPEPQ from the coding sequence ATGGATACCCACCGGCTCAAGTACTTCCTGCGGATCGCGGAGGAAGGCTCGATCTCGCGCGCGGCCACGGTGCTGGGCATCGCCCAGCCCGCGTTGAGCCGTCAGATCCGGCTACTCGAGGAGGACCTGGGCATCACGCTGTTCGAGCGGACCCGCCGCGGCGTGCACCTCACCGAAGAGGGCGAACGCCTGCGGTCGTCGACGGCCGCGCCGCTGCGTCAACTGGAGCTCGCCGTCCGATACGCCGGATCACCGCTGGCGCGTATCGAGCGCGGACTGCTGTTCGGCATGGTGCCCACCGCCGCACGGGTGCTGGCCGCGCCGCTGTTGGCCAGCCTTGGCGCGGCGTTCCCGAACGTGCACTTTCATGTCGCCGTCGCCGAGACCGACGACTTGATGCAGCGCATGCTCAAGCGTGCGGTCGACCTTGCGGTCATCAATCCGGTCTCCGACGACCGGTTGTTCTATCGCAATCTCGTCGTCGAGGACCTCGTGCTTGTCGGCGGGCCCGCATCGGATCTCTCGCCGGCGAGCCCGGTGCGCTTCACCGACCTGGCCGCGTTGTCGCTCGTCATGCCCAGTGCTCAGACCGGGATTCGAAACACCTTGGAGAACACCGCGCTGCGCATGAAAGTTGCCATCACAGCGCGATTTTCGACGGATTCGCTGGAAGTCTGCAAGCAGCTGGTCGAGGCGGGCCTGGGATATGCGGTGCTGCCACCGGCGGCATGTGGCGCCGAGGTCGAAGCCGGGCGGCTGCGCAGCGCGCCGATCTGCGAGCCCGAGATCAACCATCAGCTCGGAGTCGGTACGACCGCGGCGCTGGAACTGCCGCGCGAGTTCGCGACGAAGATCGGGATTGTGCTGCGCGAAGAGGTCGCCCGGCTGACCAAATCCGGATTGTGGCCGGCGCGCTTCGCGTCCTCACCCGTGTGGGATCCGAATATTCCGGAGCCGCAGTAG
- a CDS encoding SDR family NAD(P)-dependent oxidoreductase yields the protein MQNETLQDEQDWVQLLGLDRLPEHIIGKRVTELMDLSGKKAFVTGAGGDGLGQAIANRLAGCGADVALIGRTFEKVERRAKEVEQRWGVRAIPVKADMSDWDEVHGAVAQAHDELGGLDIMVNNPVMVAAGPFEKQTKEEIDYTVLGSLTMMMYGAHAALQYLLPQGSGKIINIGSVGGRIQQRGLVVYNSCKAGVIGFTRNLAHEVALRGVNVLGVAPGIMIKPEMRQYLLDPQDDKHRAGRGAIHEAITNQVQLGRASLPEEAANMVAFLASEAADYMCGQTIDVAGGQWMG from the coding sequence ATGCAAAACGAGACGCTGCAAGACGAACAGGACTGGGTGCAGTTACTGGGGCTGGACCGGCTGCCCGAGCACATCATCGGCAAGCGGGTCACCGAGCTGATGGACCTGTCCGGCAAGAAAGCGTTCGTCACCGGCGCCGGGGGCGACGGCCTGGGCCAAGCGATCGCGAACCGGCTGGCCGGCTGCGGCGCCGACGTGGCGCTGATCGGCCGGACTTTCGAGAAGGTGGAGCGTCGTGCCAAGGAGGTCGAGCAGCGCTGGGGTGTGCGGGCCATCCCGGTCAAAGCCGACATGTCCGACTGGGACGAGGTGCACGGCGCGGTCGCGCAGGCGCACGACGAACTCGGTGGCCTGGACATCATGGTGAACAATCCGGTGATGGTCGCGGCCGGCCCCTTTGAGAAGCAGACCAAAGAGGAAATCGACTACACCGTGCTGGGCAGCCTCACGATGATGATGTACGGGGCGCACGCCGCGCTGCAGTACCTGCTGCCGCAGGGCTCGGGAAAGATCATCAACATCGGATCGGTCGGCGGCCGCATTCAGCAACGCGGCCTGGTCGTCTACAACTCGTGCAAGGCCGGGGTCATCGGGTTCACCCGCAACCTCGCCCACGAGGTCGCCCTGCGGGGCGTCAATGTCCTGGGCGTGGCCCCGGGCATCATGATCAAACCCGAGATGCGGCAGTACCTGCTCGATCCGCAGGACGACAAGCATCGCGCCGGCCGCGGCGCCATCCACGAGGCGATCACCAACCAGGTTCAACTGGGGCGGGCCTCACTGCCCGAGGAAGCCGCCAACATGGTCGCGTT